One part of the Vicia villosa cultivar HV-30 ecotype Madison, WI linkage group LG6, Vvil1.0, whole genome shotgun sequence genome encodes these proteins:
- the LOC131613688 gene encoding uncharacterized protein LOC131613688: protein MVTKGGLPGLPAEFLIEKAHTLSQERKEEDFEVVFALLVYGLFLFPNINNFVDMNAIKIFMKKNHVPTLHGDTYYSIHLRNSYGKGMVTCYTPLLYKWYISHLHDTSGFWSQKEGLKWSHKIMTLTNAEINWTNNYFCRMKTLDCCGDFPNVPLISTKGEISYSLILACRQFGFSMEKRPRSNLLDGFFLDERVENKEFRDMIANAWHPSHRREIKYWKTKWDLSPEPFDSWVTARAAEMRMPILPRTSAPPIEEYVPSIVVPSTIESLQEALRKMKKSREHLKKKFEYSDAEIGMLEESHEEVLKEKNDQLFLLETWFIAKDATISKYEREKKRKQKEEDLSPKEAAWKSIVEKLEKVKLKKKKTQDDMDTSH, encoded by the coding sequence ATGGTTACTAAAGGAGGATTACCTGGATTACCTGCTGAGTTCTTAATTGAGAAAGCTCACACCTTGTcacaagaaagaaaggaagaagactttgaaGTTGTTTTTGCCTTGTTGGTGTATGGATTGTTCTTGTTCCCAAACAttaacaactttgttgatatgaatgccATCAAGATCTTTATGAAGAAGAATCATGTTCCTACCTTACATGGGGACACTTATTATTCTATTCATCTCAGAAATTCCTATGGAAAGGGAATGGTTACCTGCTATACTCCTTTGTTATACAAGTGGTACATATCTCATCTGCATGACACCTCTGGGTTCTGGAGCCAGAAAGAAGGATTGAAATGGTCACACAAAATCATGACTCTTACCAATGCTGAGATTAATTGGACAAACAATTACTTCTGTAGAATGAAGACCTTAGATTGCTGTGGTGATTTCCCTAATGTGCCCCTCATTAGTACAAAAGGAGAAATCAGCTATAGCCTCATATTAGCCTGTCGTCAATTTGGGTTTTCTATGGAAAAAAGACCAAGGAGCAATTTATTGGATGGGTTCTTTCTGGATGAAAGAGTTGAGAACAAAGAGTTCAGAGATATGATTGCTAATGCTTGGCATCCAAGCCATAGAAGAGAAATCAAATATTGGAAGACCAAATGGGATCTCTCTCCTGAGCCCTTTGATAGTTGGGTCACTGCCAGAGCTGCTGAAATGAGAATGCCTATTCTCCCTAGAACATCTGCACCCCCAATTGAGGAGTATGTTCCATCCATTGTAGTTCCTTCAACAATTGAAAGTCTCCAAGAAGCtctaagaaaaatgaagaaatcaagagagcatttgaagaagaagtTTGAGTATTCTGATGCTGAAATAGGAATGTTGGAAGAATCCCATGAAgaagtgttgaaagaaaaaaatgatcAACTGTTCCTTCTAGAAACTTGGTTCATAGCTAAGGATGCTACTATTTCCAAAtatgaaagagaaaagaaaaggaagCAAAAAGAAGAAGATCTCTCCCCAAAAGAAGCTGCATGGAAGAGTATTGTTGAGAAGCTAGAAAAGGtcaagctgaagaagaagaagactcaaGATGATATGGATACTTCTCACTAA